The region GATATCGAAGAGATGGATAAATCCATATCTGCTCTAAAAGGGTATCGCAAAGCTGGATAATGACATACGAACTATTTCTCGCTAGCGACACTCCATTTTCCAAGCACTTAGGTGTAGGAAAGATTAGATGTTATACGGTCAAATGGACTTCATGGAGTGGACACTGTGGTAATTCGTAGATTACTACACCAAGATTGACATGACAGTAGTACCGTTCTGAGTAAGATGAATGGATACATAACTGATCTGGAACTTGTAGCCACGTAATGCCGGGTGAGCAGACAAAGCAGCCTGGTATCTATCCAATTGATCCATTTCCCCTATACCTCCGGTTTTATAATCTGTCAACACTGCTTCTTTCGCTTTGGTATCCAGCATCAAACGATCCACTCGAAAATTGCCCACAGCAAACTCTGTATATACCTTATCGTATCTTGTATCAAACAGATGGCTGTGTTTTCTGATCTCCAGAACCAAGATATCCAACACGCGTTTTATTTTAGCCATTCCCAAAAGCGAACCATAACGCTCTATACACTCACGTACAGCGCGCTTATGCTCTTCCGGTCTATCGTAGATAATGAAGCTGAGATAATGATGTGCCAGATCCCCATACAAAGCCCGCCGTTTGTCCAGATACACATTTTTATAGTCCAGATCCTTTGCTGGATTGGCCAGAGCCTTTTCCAAAGGTGAAGTGCGGGGAGCAGCCAAGTGCAATTCGAGCTTTGTAACCGGTACTTCTTCTTTGTCCTTATCACTTTTCTGATCTGCTTCAGGATAACTTCTTGATCTGCGTAAACAGCCGTTCGGCAGAGCTTCGGAAGGATCATAATAACGCAAGCACGCATCTGCCAATACTATCGGGAGACCCAGGTTATCGGTTTTACTATCCCAGAATTCCTGCCAACTCCCATTTTTATTGTAGCTGAAGAGGATGTGCAGGTTTTGTCTGGCACGCGTGAAAGCCACATAGAGGTTGTTCAATTCCTCCAGATATTCCTGTTTTTCTTTGCTTCTCCAAAGCTCACTGGGGGGGCTGTAGGGTAATATAGAAGCGAAATGAAAGCTTAAGGCATAGTCCTTGATGTTTTGAAATTGAGTATCGGCATAATCCACTGCCCAATAGAGTTCCCGTTCATTATGAGAGCCAGGGCTGAGATCGTACAGTACGAAGACTTTATCAAACTGCAAACCCTTGGATTTGTGGATGGTAAGCAATTGAATACCGCCTTTGCCCTCTACGCTTACCTGAGTAAAAGCTTCCTGTTTTGCGTTTTCATCCAGATAGCTCAAAAAATCTGGAATCCTCAAACCTCTACTGGCCTCAGCAATCTCCCAATCAGCAGCTATATTCAGGAATGCCTGCAGATTCAACAAATCCCGCTCAGGGGTTTTCCCCTCATTCTTCAGGCATATTCCCGTAATCTCCCGTAGAATAGCATAAGGGGATTTTTGCTTCATGCTTTGTGCCAAAACAATCAACTCTGCCAAGGCAGGATACTGCGATAGATCCGGTATGGTGGTTTCATCGGCCGCAACTTGCTCATAACGTGCGAAAGAGTCGATTAGTACCTTTAGAGCGGAGCTCTCCAAAAGCAGGAAATCCGAACGCACAAAAGCCATGAAATCCAGAGGATCTCCATAGCAAACAAAACGTAGCCATTTGATAAGCGGAGCCACAAACCTATGCTCGGTAATCGGTGCGCTAGGCTGGAATATCCCCCCTTTGCCACGCTCTTCCAGGAGTAACTGTAAGGTAGCGAGCTGCTTACCTTTGCGGCAGATAACAGCTATATTGGCCTTGGGATCGCGCTCATATTCCGGCAGGATCATCTCATCTACAAAGTAATCGTAAACCTTGCTTCCGGTCTTATAATAATTGCTATAGCCCTTGGCGCACACTTCGATGGTGGTGTCCGTCTTGCCCCTGGCAGATTCGACATTGGAATAGGGCCAGTTCATACCCTGTGCCTGCAGCGCTTCTTTCAAGGCAGGATCGCTGAAGACAGCGTTGATAAAATGCATCATGTCTTCCCCTGAACGCCATGACTGCGCTAAAACCTCGGGGGGTACGTCCCGCAGGGGAGCTATGATCTGTCTCAAATTCAACAATAGATCGCGTTCTCCCCCACGCCAACCGAAAATAGATTGCTTTTCATCACCAACCACCACCAAGCCTCCAAAATCCTTGCTCCCGGCTCCAGCGCAGATCTCTTCCATGATGGGACGCAACATATTGAACTGGATGAGTGAAGTGTCTTGAAATTCATCGATAAGCATGAAGCGCGTGCGATGACTGAGGAACATGTAAAACTCATTGGCAGAGTTCTCGTCGTCAAAATCAAATTCCGGAGGTTGATTGCTAAAAAGAGCTTCGAAAGTGTACCAAGCGATATCCTGATAAGTCATGTTTTTATAGCGATAGGCCAGTTCATCATACTGCTTCAGGATAATTTCCCAGATGTCCAGAATCTCTCGTTCTTCAGGCAGAAAGTAACGGTAATACAGCTCTTCCGCCAAAGCTTTCAGGGCTTCCTCGTAAAGGGTAAAGCAGTTATCTTGCGCATCCTTTGCCAAGGCTGTCTTGCTAATAAACGGCGTTGCTTTGAAAACCTTGAAGAGATTCATCGCATCTATCGGATTCTGCAGCATATCTTCTAAAGCTTTGCAAAACTCCTCCGGACTCTGGGGGATGGAGATAAACAGGTTACGCACATCGGTAAGCAGGACATCCGCAAAGCCTTTTTTGGCAGGGTCTTTGATCCCTTGCTGCAAGGCCTGCGCCAAACACTTGACTGCGTCCTTGAAGTCCCTACGGGCTTGCTGTTGGTATGAGCGCTGCAGGTTACAGCGGCGAGAGATCAGGAAAAACAGCCAACGATTGTAAATCATGCTTTGGAAAAACTTGGTATAGTCGTCCATACTTCGTTGAACCTTACGGGAGAGCAGTTTGTCGATGCGCTTCCGAAATTCTGGCTTCATCAGATGATCCATCAAAAGCGGCATACGCTTTTCCACCGCATTTTCATCTATATCGAAGCTATCAATGCTCTTCATGGGCCGGATGATATTGCGGAAGATGCTGCCTGTGTAGCTGTCTATCGTCATAATCTGCAGCTTCTGAAGATCATTGGTAATCTCCTGCCAGGCTGAGAGTAATATGTTGGCTTCATGCATGCTTAGGCTTTTCTCATCTCCCGGTACAAAGTTTCGCAAAGAGGCGATCAGGGTACTATCCGGCTTTTTGATCAGCTCTTCCAGGTTTAGTATTATTCGCTCTCTTATCTCCGCAGTAGCCTTGCGGGTAAAGGTGAGAGCCAGGATCGAGTCCAGCCGAAAATCCGGGTGTTCGTAGTATCTGAGGATCAGAGCTATGTATTCCATGGATAGACGGTAGGTCTTGCCGGTTCCGGCACTGGCAGTAATTATCGCATTCTGAAACTGTGTCATCTATCCTCCCTCTCGATTATCAGATCACTACGGCTGATGCTATTTAAGAGATGCCTGTCTTCGGATTTCTTTCCTACGGAGTAACCTCCGGCAAAGCATTTCAACAACATATCTTGGGTATCTGCGGGGAAGCTGAGACGTTTGCTGGTGCTCACTGTTTCCTTTCCCTCAATTCGCATATCCAGTATCTTCCAAAAGGCTGATGACATCTGCTCAGCAAGCTCCAGATTCTCAATAAGATAGTAATACCACTCATAGAACACCAATTGAAGGGAATTTGCATTCCCGGTTTTGAAATCCACTATGTGTTTTTTTTGAGGGCTGTTGATCCGCAGATCCGCCCGCCCTTTGATCTCCACCTGATACTGGATCCCGTCATGTTTCACCCGGCAGAGCTCTTTGTAAGAACTCTCGTCCTGCGGTCGTGAACCTTCCGGTATCAGTTCAAACTGGGTATCTCTCAGCTGCACCAACAGAAATCTGTAGTAGAATTCCCTCAGAGAGTTTGCCAGGCATTCGCTAATGATGCTGTTCAGGAACTCTTCATTGTAATTCTTTGGTATCTTATAATAGAATTCACTGCTATTACTGAGGCTTTGCAGAGCAATTCTCAGCTTGGTCGAATCTGTAAATACTGCTTTTAATTCGGTTACAGAGTTATGTTTTCCGGGCTTTTTGCCCAGAATCTCGGTAAAGAAACTGTGCATCAGGATGCCAAAGAGGGCAGGGCTAACGCTCTCTTTTAGCCAGGTATTGCGGGAGCGCAGCTTGCGCAGCCCCTGAATATACCACACAAAAGGATTACGTCCCAGTAGGGAAATATCGTAGCTATTAAAACGGATCTTATGTTCAGTACCAAAATCCACCGCTGGATCCGCCGGTAGGATGCAAAAATCATCATCGCTTTTACGATGAAAGATGGGACTGCTTTCAATGAGGGAAGCCAATTCTTCCTTACGGTGTTCTTTATAGGCCTGAAAGATCGCCGAAGCCGGTATCCGCCTGGTTTGCACCTCCACGGCGCACAATTGCAGTAGCTCTCCGATGAAACTGCTCGGTTTCATGTTCTTTTCCATATTGCGATAAGTATAGATCTGAACATTCTGCGCTGTGAACACCAACCTGAAGAAGTAATAACGTTCCCAATGGCGGATTATTTCATAGCTCAAAAGTCCCAAACGCGCCCGCTGCCCCTCATTCAAGAGCCACACTGCTCCGGGTGCCTGAGGTAGAATCCCTTCCACCAATTGAAAAAATGCCACATTTCGAAAACTACGGTTTCGGGAATCCAGCAGATTACTGATCTCCCACCCCCTTATAGAGCGCTCCGGCAGCTTGTAGCGTAGTAGTGCAGGCTTTAAATAGTCCATCCACAAGCCGAAGATTCCGGCTCCGGGTTGGTCGAAGATATTGTGCCAGTCTTCCACTATACCCAAAGTCTCTGCACCCAAAAAGTTTGCCAAAGCGGCCCAGTATTGCTCCAAAATATCCGTTTTCTCAAGCTCATCCAGGCTGCAAAACCTGGCAGGATCCAAGCTGCTGGCACACAGCTCACTCAATTCACTGATGCTATCCAGAGCCAGTATCTCCCTGGCAAAAGCAAACACCTTGCTGCAGAGCTGTTCCAAGAGATTATATTTCTCCTTGTATGTGGGATCGGTATCAAACTGAGCCCGGGGATATATATCCAGATACAAAACCTCTTCATCTGCCAGACAAAAGAGTTCCCGTTCCAGTCTGTTTTGTTTGGTAAGATCCCATTCCGGAAGAATAAGCGGGGGTATGGTGCTATCGGTGAGATAAGGGCACATCACGCGCAGAGGCACAAACCCAGGACTATGAGTCTGAGATTCCACGATCTCGTTCAGCATGCTTAGAAAACGGAACAATAGGCTGTTTGTGATGGGAAATGTCTGCCCTGAGGCTACCAAATTATCGTCAAAGAGCACAGAGTATGCCTTCTGCCGGAAGTTCGCATCGATTATCACCGCATCCTCGCTCGCATCATTTGCCACCAGAAAAGCCAATGCGGCTTGCTCTTCATTTTCACACTCTACAATATTCAGCCTATGCTCCATCCCTTCCAGAGCGCTGCTCTTTTCCGGACTGAATACCGGCATCTGCCAATTTTCAGGATCCACCCGCGCTTCATGATAGTAGATCACTACTTCGTTTTTTGCCCCTTCACAGCCTGCGAGCATCTCCTGCTCCAACTTGCTGTAGTAGAATTGATTGACCAACACGATTCGATAGTCTTGCCAGGGTATGTTCAAATCAGTTAGGGGCAATCTGAAGATGCGGTCACTAAAACCCCTTGCTTCTATAAAAGCTTTGTAACGCATAAGGATAGCATGGATATGTTCAAGATGAACTTCTTGCCAGGCGCGAATATAGAGCTGGTGATCTTCACTTAGCTTCAAGAGATCGTCTATAGCCCTGTTTGCCTCCATAAACTCCTGCATAAAGCGGAACATATTTGTACCCCAATCCACCAAATCCCCATAAGAGTGAATATGAAAGCGCTGTTTATCCTCTTCCTGCAAGACCTGATACAGGCAGAGCAGGCGTTTCTCGTCTTCCAGCTGGGCTTTCTCTTCTGCCAAAAGAGTCGCCTTGAAATCCTCCATAGCCAGCCAGTGGATATCCTGTAATGCCCAATGCGGTTCGAAACGCTTGCGGGCCAATTCCGCCACAGCTCTGGTGGGAAATACCATTATGCAGCGTTCAGTGATACTCTCCAGAGCGCTATCAATGATGTCACGTGAGAAATCTACTACCTTATATACCATAAATCATCCTTATAAAAGCGGAGAAAACAACCTGCAGA is a window of Candidatus Cloacimonadota bacterium DNA encoding:
- a CDS encoding UvrD-helicase domain-containing protein — translated: MTQFQNAIITASAGTGKTYRLSMEYIALILRYYEHPDFRLDSILALTFTRKATAEIRERIILNLEELIKKPDSTLIASLRNFVPGDEKSLSMHEANILLSAWQEITNDLQKLQIMTIDSYTGSIFRNIIRPMKSIDSFDIDENAVEKRMPLLMDHLMKPEFRKRIDKLLSRKVQRSMDDYTKFFQSMIYNRWLFFLISRRCNLQRSYQQQARRDFKDAVKCLAQALQQGIKDPAKKGFADVLLTDVRNLFISIPQSPEEFCKALEDMLQNPIDAMNLFKVFKATPFISKTALAKDAQDNCFTLYEEALKALAEELYYRYFLPEEREILDIWEIILKQYDELAYRYKNMTYQDIAWYTFEALFSNQPPEFDFDDENSANEFYMFLSHRTRFMLIDEFQDTSLIQFNMLRPIMEEICAGAGSKDFGGLVVVGDEKQSIFGWRGGERDLLLNLRQIIAPLRDVPPEVLAQSWRSGEDMMHFINAVFSDPALKEALQAQGMNWPYSNVESARGKTDTTIEVCAKGYSNYYKTGSKVYDYFVDEMILPEYERDPKANIAVICRKGKQLATLQLLLEERGKGGIFQPSAPITEHRFVAPLIKWLRFVCYGDPLDFMAFVRSDFLLLESSALKVLIDSFARYEQVAADETTIPDLSQYPALAELIVLAQSMKQKSPYAILREITGICLKNEGKTPERDLLNLQAFLNIAADWEIAEASRGLRIPDFLSYLDENAKQEAFTQVSVEGKGGIQLLTIHKSKGLQFDKVFVLYDLSPGSHNERELYWAVDYADTQFQNIKDYALSFHFASILPYSPPSELWRSKEKQEYLEELNNLYVAFTRARQNLHILFSYNKNGSWQEFWDSKTDNLGLPIVLADACLRYYDPSEALPNGCLRRSRSYPEADQKSDKDKEEVPVTKLELHLAAPRTSPLEKALANPAKDLDYKNVYLDKRRALYGDLAHHYLSFIIYDRPEEHKRAVRECIERYGSLLGMAKIKRVLDILVLEIRKHSHLFDTRYDKVYTEFAVGNFRVDRLMLDTKAKEAVLTDYKTGGIGEMDQLDRYQAALSAHPALRGYKFQISYVSIHLTQNGTTVMSILV
- a CDS encoding PD-(D/E)XK nuclease family protein, translated to MVYKVVDFSRDIIDSALESITERCIMVFPTRAVAELARKRFEPHWALQDIHWLAMEDFKATLLAEEKAQLEDEKRLLCLYQVLQEEDKQRFHIHSYGDLVDWGTNMFRFMQEFMEANRAIDDLLKLSEDHQLYIRAWQEVHLEHIHAILMRYKAFIEARGFSDRIFRLPLTDLNIPWQDYRIVLVNQFYYSKLEQEMLAGCEGAKNEVVIYYHEARVDPENWQMPVFSPEKSSALEGMEHRLNIVECENEEQAALAFLVANDASEDAVIIDANFRQKAYSVLFDDNLVASGQTFPITNSLLFRFLSMLNEIVESQTHSPGFVPLRVMCPYLTDSTIPPLILPEWDLTKQNRLERELFCLADEEVLYLDIYPRAQFDTDPTYKEKYNLLEQLCSKVFAFAREILALDSISELSELCASSLDPARFCSLDELEKTDILEQYWAALANFLGAETLGIVEDWHNIFDQPGAGIFGLWMDYLKPALLRYKLPERSIRGWEISNLLDSRNRSFRNVAFFQLVEGILPQAPGAVWLLNEGQRARLGLLSYEIIRHWERYYFFRLVFTAQNVQIYTYRNMEKNMKPSSFIGELLQLCAVEVQTRRIPASAIFQAYKEHRKEELASLIESSPIFHRKSDDDFCILPADPAVDFGTEHKIRFNSYDISLLGRNPFVWYIQGLRKLRSRNTWLKESVSPALFGILMHSFFTEILGKKPGKHNSVTELKAVFTDSTKLRIALQSLSNSSEFYYKIPKNYNEEFLNSIISECLANSLREFYYRFLLVQLRDTQFELIPEGSRPQDESSYKELCRVKHDGIQYQVEIKGRADLRINSPQKKHIVDFKTGNANSLQLVFYEWYYYLIENLELAEQMSSAFWKILDMRIEGKETVSTSKRLSFPADTQDMLLKCFAGGYSVGKKSEDRHLLNSISRSDLIIEREDR